In the Kribbella sp. NBC_00482 genome, one interval contains:
- the rplN gene encoding 50S ribosomal protein L14, translating into MIQQESRLKVADNTGAKEILCIRVLGGSGRRYAGVGDTIVATVKDAIPGGGVKKGDVVKAVVVRTVKERRRPDGSYIRFDENAAVILKADGEPRGTRIFGPVGRELREKRFMKIISLAPEVL; encoded by the coding sequence ATGATCCAGCAGGAGTCGCGACTGAAGGTCGCCGACAACACGGGTGCCAAGGAGATCTTGTGCATCCGCGTTCTCGGTGGCTCCGGTCGGCGCTACGCCGGTGTCGGTGACACGATCGTCGCCACCGTCAAGGATGCGATCCCCGGCGGCGGTGTGAAGAAGGGTGACGTCGTCAAGGCGGTCGTCGTGCGTACCGTGAAGGAGCGCCGGCGTCCGGACGGCTCCTACATCCGCTTCGACGAGAACGCCGCGGTGATCCTGAAGGCCGACGGCGAGCCGCGCGGCACCCGTATCTTCGGGCCGGTCGGCCGGGAGCTGCGCGAGAAGCGCTTCATGAAGATCATCTCGCTCGCGCCGGAGGTGCTCTGA